Proteins found in one Rhizobium glycinendophyticum genomic segment:
- a CDS encoding ribbon-helix-helix protein, CopG family, whose product MASRTREQVKLESVRNLRARWRAEGRILVQADLPGELVAAIDRLKDDAGLRGRAPIIEEALRFYIEAKQGT is encoded by the coding sequence ATGGCGAGTCGCACCCGAGAACAAGTTAAGCTGGAAAGTGTCCGAAACCTGCGCGCCCGTTGGCGCGCGGAGGGCCGGATTCTTGTGCAGGCCGATCTGCCCGGCGAGCTGGTCGCGGCGATTGACCGCCTGAAGGACGACGCGGGCTTGCGAGGGCGCGCGCCGATCATCGAGGAAGCGTTGAGGTTCTATATCGAAGCGAAGCAAGGGACATAA